CACGAAGAACACGTTGCGCCGCCAGCCCCGGTCGTAGATGACCTGCAGTTCTTCCAAGATGCGCGACGGAGGCTTGGTCCGGACGACGTGCCCCAGCATCGTCGTCACGTCGCAGAACTCGCACTGGAAGGGACACCCGCGGGAGAACTGGATGTCGATTCCGAGGTACAGGTCGAAATCCAGCAGGTCGAATCGCGGCACGGGCGACGTGGCGAGGTCGGGCTTCTCGCGGGCCTCGATGACCACGCCTGACGCGTGGCGCTCGATGGCGCTCACCAGTTCGCCGGCCACAGCCTCGAGTTCGCCCTTGACCACGATGTTCGCGCCGGCGCGCAGGAACTCCTCGGGGACGTGGAAGGCCAGCGAGCCGCCCACGACGACGAGTTTGCCGTGCGCGCGCCCTTCCGCCACCGCCGCCATCATGCTGCTCGTGTGCGCCGCCATCCCCGAGACCATCACCACGTCGAACGTGTTCCACTCGTCCGGGGAGACGTCTCGGACGGCCAGTTCGACCAGGCGGTATTCCCATGTCTGCGGCAGGATGGCGGCCACCGTGGTCAAGGCGAGGGGCGAGTCCGCCAACCGCCGGCCGACCATCCGCAGCACGCGTTCCTTGGTCCAGTAGGTCTGGGTGCAGCGCGGGTTCAGGAGGAGGATTCTCATCGGGCTACGCTGAGGTCCGGTGCGAGGACATGCCTCATCATACTAGAGGCCGAGGGCGATCTGGCCGCTCGCGCACGCTGGTCCCCCAGTTCCCCAGTTGAGGTGGACGGCACCCCCGGCGTCCGTTGATTCCCGAAATCTCGCCGAACCAACATGCCGCCACCGACGTCTGATACGCTGATAGACTCTCCGTGTCTTCGGTTCCTCCAACGCCCATGCTGCCCATGAATACCAGACGATTTGCCGCCATCACCACGCTCGTGCTCACCCTGGGCCTCAGCGCCCCCCGCGGGCAGGCGCCCGAGTCGCGCCTGTTGCGGTTCCCGGCCATCCACGGAAATCAGATTGTCTTCACGTACGCCGGCGATCTCTACACGGTGCCGGCCGCCGGTGGCGTCGCGCGTCGCCTCACCAGTGACGTCGGGTTCGAGATGTTCGCCCGTTTCTCGCCGGACGGGAAGTCGCTGGCGTTCACGGCCCAGTACGACGGCAACACCGAGGTCTACCTGATGCCCGCGCAGGGAGGCGTGCCGAAGCGGCTCACCTGGACCGCCACGCTCTCGCGCGACGACGTCTCCGATCGCATGGGCCCGAACAACCTGGTCATCGGCTGGAAGGACAACCAGCACATCCTCTTCCGCTCGCGGCGGGCCGACTGGAACGACTTCCTCGGCAAGCTGTATCTCGCGAACGTGGCCGGCGGCCCGATCGAGGAACTGCCGCTGCCCCGTGGCGGCTTCGCCTCCTTCTCGCCTGACGGGTCGCAGTTGGCCTACAACCGGATCTTCCGCGAGTTCCGCACCTGGAAACGCTATCGCGGCGGCATGGCCGACGACGTGTGGCTCTACGACTTCAAGACGAAGACGACCACGAACCTGACCAACAATCCGGCGCTCGACATCGTTCCGATGTGGAAGGGAAACAAGATCTTCTTCGCGTCCGATCGCGATCAGAACTCGCGGCTCAATCTCTACAGCTACGACCTCACGTCGAAGCAGACCAAGAAGCTCACCGACTTCGCCGAGTTCGACGTGAAATTCCCGTCCCTCGGCGACGATGCCATCGTGTTCGAGAATGGCGGGTTCATCTACCGCTTCGACCTTGCGACCGAGAAGACCGCGAAGGTGCCGATTACGATTGCCGAGGACTTCGACGGCGGCCGGCCGAAGGTGGTCGATGTCAGCCGCAGCGTCACCAATTTCGAGCTTGCGCCAGACGGAAGCCGCGCGCTCTTCGGCGCGCGGGGTGATGTATTCACCGTGCCGGCGAAGAACGGGCCGACGCGCAATATCACGCGGACGTCCGGCATCCACGAGCGCAACTCGAAATGGTCGCCGGACGGAAAGTGGATCAGCTACATCTCGGACGCCTCCGGCGAGGACGAGATCTGGATGACACCGCAGGACGGACAGGGGGCGGCCATCCAGGTCACGAAGAACGGCGACGGGTACAAGTTCGACGCCATCTGGTCGCCCGACAGCAAGAAGCTGCTCTGGTCCGATCGCCAGCAGCGGCTGCTGTTCGTCGATCTCGACACCAAGGCCGTCACCACGGTGGCCCAGGCCCAGCCGGACATCGTTCGGAGCTATGCCTGGTCGCCCGACAGCCGGTGGATTGCCTACGTGAAGCCGGAGGACCAGACCGCCGGCCCGCTGCTCCTCTACTCGCTCGACACCAAGCAGGCGATCGCGGCCACCGACGGCTGGTACCCCGCGAGCCAGCCGGCCTTCAGCCCCGACGGGAAGCTGCTCTTCTTCGTGTCGGCGCGCACGTTCAACCCGACTTACGGCCAGACCGAGTTCGAGCACATCTACGCCGACATGACGCGGATCTACTTCGTGACGCTGACCAAGGACACGAAGAGCCCGCTCGCGCCGCGCAGCGACGAGGTGAAGATCAAGGACGAGGCGAAACCGGGGGCAATGGAGGCGAAGCCCACCGACGCGAAGAAGGACGAGCCGAAGAAGGACGTTCCTCCAGTCGTCAAGGTGGACGCCGACGGCCTCCTTGCGCGCATCGCGGTCGTGCCGGCGCCGGCGGCGAATTACCGCGGCCTGACGGCGGTCGGGAATCGCCTCTACTACGGGCGCGGTGGCCTTCGCGAACAGGCGGCGCTCTACGTCTACGATCTCGACAAACAGGCGGAAACGCAAATCGTCTCCGGCCCAGGCGGCTTCGAGATCTCGGCCGACGGGAAGAAGATGCTGTTCGGCACGGCGGGGCGCTTCGCGATCGTCGACGCGCCGACCGGCAAGGTGGAGGCGCGCGACTACCTCGACCTGTCCGACATGAAGGTCACGGTCGACCTCCACGCGGAGTGGCGGCAGATGTTCAACGAGTCGTGGCGGCAGATGCGCGACTTCTTCTTCGCGCCGAACATGCACGGCGTGGACTGGCCGTCCGTACGAACGAAGTATGCGCCGCTCGTCGAACACGTCAATCATCGGGCCGACCTGACCTACGTCATCGGTGAGATGATCGGCGAGCTGAACGCCGGCCACACCTACGTCGGCGGCGGCGACCTTCCGCTGGCGCCGCGGGTCTCGATGGGGCTGCTCGGCGCGCGTCTCGAGCGCGACCCGCAGTCGAAGTTCTTCCGGATCACGAAGATCCTCAAGGGCCAGAACTGGGCCCCGGCGCTTCGCTCGCCGCTCACCGACATCGGCGTGGACGTGAAGGAAGGCGACTTCGTCGTCGCCGTGGACGGCCGCTCCACCGCGGAACTGGCGGACATCTGGGAGGCGCTCGTCGGCAAGGCCGGCAAGCAGGTCGCGCTCAAGGTGAACGCGGCGCCATCCGCGCAGGGCGCACGGACGACAATGGTGGTGCCGACCGAAGACGAGCGGCCGCTGTACTACTTCAACTGGGTCGAAGACAATCTCGCGAAGGTGACGAAAGCCACCAGCGGGCGGGTCGGGTACGTGCACATTCCCGACATGGGCCCCGCCGGACTGAACGAGTTCTCCAAGTACTACTACGCCCAGACCGCCAAGGAAGCGCTCATCGTCGACGTGCGGAGCAACGGCGGCGGGAACGTGTCGCCGATGATCATCGAGCGGTTGCGCCGGGAGATGGTCCTGGTGGACATCGCGCGCAACGGCACGCCGCAGACGAACCCCGGCGCGATGATCGTCGGGCCGAAGGTGCTGCTGGCCGACGAGTTCTCGGCGTCGGACGGCGACCTCGTGACCTGGCGCTTCAAGACGCACAAGATCGGGCCGGTCATCGGCAAGCGCACGTGGGGCGGCGTCGTGGGGATCAGCGGGTCGTTGCCGTTCCTCGACGGCGGTGTCCTCAACAAGCCCGAGTTCTCGCGATACGACGTCGCTGGCAAGGCGTGGGTGATAGAGGGCGTCGGCGTGGAGCCCGACATCTACGTGGACAACGATCCGGCCAAGGAGTACGCGGGTGAGGACCAGCAGCTGGACAAGGCGATCACGGTGATCCTCGACCTGCTGAAGAAGCAGCCGGGTACGCTGGCGCCGCCGCCTCCGTTCCCGGTGAAGCGTCACGGGAGTTCGGAGCCGGGAAAGTAACCGGTGAGCAGGGGTCAGGGGCCAGGGACACTCTCCTGGCTCCTGACACGGCGGCTGTAGACCTGTCGCTGTGACGCCGGAGACGGGCACGGGGCTCCGGGCCAGACCGAGAAGCCGGCGATCGGCTCACGGCCGACCGAGGACGTCGATATTGTCCGTGACCGCGATGGAGGTCATCTTCAGCCGATTCGCCTGCCTGGCCACGCCCAGGACCGTTTCGTCCTTCGTCAACGACGCCTCGAGGGTCACGTCGCTCTCGGTCTTCTGGGGCATTTCGTGGGTCCTTTTCCCCCGCGTTCGACCCTCGCAGCACTCGGGCCACGGCGGCTGAGTGCCACCGGGAACGGGACACGACGAGCGCAGACTTCGGCTCCTGGTCACATAGACACTCGCAGCACCTCGCCGGCGCGGCCGATCCTACAATCCGGAATCAACAAGCCCAGGCGGTCGAACCCGTCGGTCTCCGCGATATACTCGGCAGGCTCAAAGGAGGTGGTGATGGCTTTGTCGAGGCGTGCTTTTGTCAGGACCCTTGGTGCCGGTAGCGCGTTCACGGCGGCGATGATGGCAGGTCGCGGCCACGAAGCGCTGGGTGCATTCTTCCCTGCCGGCTTCGTGCCCACCCTGCACGCTGACGCCGGCCCCATTCGTCTCGACAGCAACGAGAACCCGAACGGGCCGTGCCAGGCGTCGATCGACGCTATCCGCGGCGCATTCGGCGAA
This is a stretch of genomic DNA from Vicinamibacterales bacterium. It encodes these proteins:
- a CDS encoding PDZ domain-containing protein → MNTRRFAAITTLVLTLGLSAPRGQAPESRLLRFPAIHGNQIVFTYAGDLYTVPAAGGVARRLTSDVGFEMFARFSPDGKSLAFTAQYDGNTEVYLMPAQGGVPKRLTWTATLSRDDVSDRMGPNNLVIGWKDNQHILFRSRRADWNDFLGKLYLANVAGGPIEELPLPRGGFASFSPDGSQLAYNRIFREFRTWKRYRGGMADDVWLYDFKTKTTTNLTNNPALDIVPMWKGNKIFFASDRDQNSRLNLYSYDLTSKQTKKLTDFAEFDVKFPSLGDDAIVFENGGFIYRFDLATEKTAKVPITIAEDFDGGRPKVVDVSRSVTNFELAPDGSRALFGARGDVFTVPAKNGPTRNITRTSGIHERNSKWSPDGKWISYISDASGEDEIWMTPQDGQGAAIQVTKNGDGYKFDAIWSPDSKKLLWSDRQQRLLFVDLDTKAVTTVAQAQPDIVRSYAWSPDSRWIAYVKPEDQTAGPLLLYSLDTKQAIAATDGWYPASQPAFSPDGKLLFFVSARTFNPTYGQTEFEHIYADMTRIYFVTLTKDTKSPLAPRSDEVKIKDEAKPGAMEAKPTDAKKDEPKKDVPPVVKVDADGLLARIAVVPAPAANYRGLTAVGNRLYYGRGGLREQAALYVYDLDKQAETQIVSGPGGFEISADGKKMLFGTAGRFAIVDAPTGKVEARDYLDLSDMKVTVDLHAEWRQMFNESWRQMRDFFFAPNMHGVDWPSVRTKYAPLVEHVNHRADLTYVIGEMIGELNAGHTYVGGGDLPLAPRVSMGLLGARLERDPQSKFFRITKILKGQNWAPALRSPLTDIGVDVKEGDFVVAVDGRSTAELADIWEALVGKAGKQVALKVNAAPSAQGARTTMVVPTEDERPLYYFNWVEDNLAKVTKATSGRVGYVHIPDMGPAGLNEFSKYYYAQTAKEALIVDVRSNGGGNVSPMIIERLRREMVLVDIARNGTPQTNPGAMIVGPKVLLADEFSASDGDLVTWRFKTHKIGPVIGKRTWGGVVGISGSLPFLDGGVLNKPEFSRYDVAGKAWVIEGVGVEPDIYVDNDPAKEYAGEDQQLDKAITVILDLLKKQPGTLAPPPPFPVKRHGSSEPGK